The following proteins come from a genomic window of Synechococcus sp. NB0720_010:
- the ndhM gene encoding NAD(P)H-quinone oxidoreductase subunit M, producing MADTLIKSTTRHVRLFTARVENGQLVPDDQQLTLDLDPDNEFLWNTAAQEVVQQRFQELVQANAGNDLNDYNLRRIGSELEGTIRTLLQAGQLSYNPDCRVLNYSMGLPQSPEQP from the coding sequence ATGGCCGACACCCTGATCAAATCCACCACTCGCCACGTGCGCCTCTTCACGGCACGGGTGGAGAACGGTCAACTGGTCCCTGACGATCAGCAGCTCACCCTGGACCTGGATCCGGACAACGAATTTCTCTGGAACACGGCGGCCCAAGAGGTCGTGCAGCAGCGCTTCCAAGAACTCGTGCAGGCCAACGCCGGCAACGATCTCAACGACTACAACCTGCGCCGGATCGGATCGGAGCTCGAGGGAACCATCCGCACCCTGCTCCAGGCCGGTCAGCTCAGCTACAACCCCGACTGCCGAGTCCTGAACTACTCGATGGGTCTTCCCCAAAGCCCCGAGCAGCCATGA
- a CDS encoding NAD(P)H-quinone oxidoreductase subunit 5, with translation MPSPAELAWLIPVLPLIGAAIVGLGLISFNRTVNRLRKPVALLLISCVGAAAVLSYAVLAQQLAGAGATEVLFDWASAGAFTLEMGFRVDALGAVMLSLVTTIAVLVMIYSDGYMAHDKGYVRFFTYLALFSSSMLGLVISPNLLQIYVFWELVGMCSYLLVGFWYDRDGAANAAQKAFVVNRVGDFGLLLGILGLFWATGSFGFEEIGVRLQEAISAGSVSNGIAILLCLLVFMGPMAKSAQFPLHVWLPDAMEGPTPISALIHAATMVAAGVFLVARLQPVYVPFPEVQVVVAVIGTITLFLGASIALTQMDLKKGLAYSTVSQLGYMMLAMGCGAPVAGMFHLVTHAFFKAMLFLGSGSVIHAMEEVVGHEAVLAQDMRLMGGLRKYMPVTSSTFFIGCLAISGIPPLAGFWSKDEILGQAFGSFPILWAAGFVTAGMTAFYMFRLYFLTFEGEFRGNDKAMQAQLMAAAGKGADEHGEEHGEHHAHADHPHESGWQMAMPLAVLAVPSVLVGLLGVPWNSRFGTLLDPQEAAEVAEHFSWSEFLPLAGASVTISVIGISVAVLAYALRKLDLATAVAGRFPSINAFLANKWYLDDINDKLFVQGSRKLARSVLEVDSKVVDGVVNLTGLVTLGSGEGLKYFETGRAQFYALIVFGGVIALVVLFGALG, from the coding sequence ATGCCGTCGCCCGCCGAACTCGCCTGGCTCATCCCGGTGCTCCCGCTGATCGGGGCCGCGATCGTTGGCCTGGGGCTGATCAGCTTTAACCGCACGGTCAACCGCCTGCGCAAACCGGTTGCACTGCTGTTGATCAGCTGTGTCGGAGCCGCGGCGGTCTTGAGTTACGCCGTTCTCGCCCAGCAGCTGGCGGGCGCCGGGGCCACAGAGGTGCTCTTCGACTGGGCCAGCGCCGGGGCCTTCACCTTGGAGATGGGCTTCCGCGTCGACGCGCTCGGCGCCGTCATGCTCTCGCTGGTGACGACCATCGCCGTGCTGGTGATGATCTACTCCGATGGCTACATGGCCCACGACAAGGGCTATGTCCGCTTTTTCACCTACCTCGCCCTCTTCAGCAGCTCGATGCTGGGCCTGGTGATCAGCCCCAACCTGCTCCAGATCTATGTCTTCTGGGAGCTGGTGGGCATGTGCTCCTACCTGCTGGTGGGCTTCTGGTACGACCGCGATGGCGCCGCCAATGCCGCCCAGAAAGCCTTTGTGGTGAACCGCGTCGGTGACTTCGGCCTGCTGCTGGGCATCCTCGGCCTGTTCTGGGCCACCGGCAGCTTCGGCTTTGAAGAGATCGGGGTGCGCCTGCAAGAGGCCATCAGCGCCGGCAGCGTCTCCAACGGCATCGCGATCCTGCTCTGCCTACTGGTCTTCATGGGTCCGATGGCCAAGTCGGCCCAGTTCCCGCTGCACGTTTGGCTGCCGGACGCGATGGAGGGCCCAACCCCCATCTCAGCCCTGATCCATGCCGCAACGATGGTGGCGGCGGGTGTCTTCCTGGTGGCGCGCCTGCAACCGGTCTACGTGCCCTTCCCAGAGGTGCAGGTCGTGGTGGCCGTGATCGGCACAATCACGCTCTTCCTGGGGGCCTCGATCGCCCTCACCCAGATGGATCTGAAGAAGGGCCTGGCCTACAGCACCGTCAGCCAACTGGGCTACATGATGCTGGCCATGGGTTGTGGCGCCCCGGTGGCGGGCATGTTCCACCTGGTGACTCACGCCTTCTTTAAGGCCATGCTTTTCCTGGGCTCTGGCTCAGTGATCCACGCCATGGAAGAGGTGGTCGGCCACGAGGCAGTCCTGGCCCAGGACATGCGTTTGATGGGCGGGCTGCGCAAGTACATGCCCGTCACCAGCAGCACCTTCTTTATCGGCTGCCTGGCCATCAGCGGTATCCCGCCCCTGGCTGGTTTCTGGAGCAAGGACGAAATCCTCGGCCAAGCCTTTGGCAGCTTCCCGATCCTCTGGGCCGCGGGCTTTGTCACCGCCGGGATGACCGCCTTCTACATGTTCCGGCTCTACTTCCTGACCTTTGAAGGGGAGTTCCGCGGCAACGACAAGGCGATGCAAGCCCAGCTGATGGCCGCTGCCGGCAAAGGCGCGGACGAGCACGGTGAGGAGCATGGCGAACACCATGCCCACGCCGATCATCCCCATGAATCCGGCTGGCAGATGGCCATGCCCTTAGCCGTCCTGGCGGTCCCCTCGGTCTTGGTGGGTCTCTTGGGTGTGCCCTGGAACAGCCGGTTCGGCACCCTCCTCGATCCCCAGGAAGCCGCCGAGGTGGCAGAACACTTCAGCTGGTCTGAATTCCTGCCCTTAGCCGGAGCCTCCGTGACGATCTCGGTGATCGGCATCAGCGTGGCCGTCCTGGCCTACGCCCTGCGCAAGCTGGACCTTGCGACTGCAGTGGCGGGTCGTTTCCCCAGCATCAATGCCTTCCTGGCGAACAAGTGGTACCTGGACGACATCAACGACAAGCTCTTCGTTCAGGGCAGCCGCAAACTGGCGCGCTCGGTGCTGGAGGTGGACTCCAAGGTGGTTGATGGGGTCGTGAACCTCACCGGCCTGGTCACCCTGGGCAGTGGAGAGGGCCTCAAATACTTCGAGACCGGCCGTGCGCAGTTCTATGCGCTGATCGTTTTCGGAGGGGTGATCGCCCTGGTGGTGCTCTTCGGAGCCCTGGGCTGA
- a CDS encoding DUF3172 domain-containing protein has protein sequence MTRSRYGRSSYDEGYGRESYGDPRRGGGRPRGPGSGGGGAPGGGGGFQFNVGTVAVLGGVLVVGIGIGTGISSNTQGDQGNIASSQQLDMAVPDPEFCRQWGASAFVMDIELYTTMNPSSSFVTQPALRPGCVIRRENWSVLQKEGAVTAEQMRQCKQRMNTFAYIGSVKDQPIVRCVYQTDITENKFITKGVADDAAGITPEADQF, from the coding sequence ATGACCCGCTCCCGCTACGGCCGCAGCAGCTACGACGAGGGTTACGGCCGTGAGAGCTATGGGGACCCGCGCCGCGGTGGCGGCCGGCCCCGGGGACCTGGCTCAGGTGGTGGTGGCGCCCCTGGTGGTGGCGGGGGCTTTCAGTTCAACGTGGGCACGGTGGCCGTGCTCGGTGGTGTCCTGGTGGTCGGCATCGGCATCGGGACCGGCATCTCCAGTAACACCCAAGGGGACCAGGGCAACATCGCCAGCTCCCAGCAGCTGGACATGGCCGTCCCCGATCCGGAGTTCTGCCGGCAGTGGGGCGCCAGTGCCTTCGTGATGGACATCGAGCTCTACACGACCATGAACCCCAGCTCGAGCTTCGTCACCCAACCGGCACTGCGGCCGGGCTGCGTGATCAGAAGGGAGAACTGGAGCGTCCTGCAGAAGGAAGGGGCTGTCACCGCTGAGCAGATGCGCCAGTGCAAACAGCGGATGAACACCTTCGCCTACATCGGCTCGGTGAAAGACCAGCCGATCGTGCGCTGCGTCTATCAGACGGACATCACGGAGAACAAATTCATCACCAAGGGCGTTGCCGATGACGCCGCCGGCATCACCCCTGAAGCCGACCAGTTCTGA
- a CDS encoding NnrU family protein: MLALLLVFAVIHSGGASLRYWGAERIGERAWRLLFAAVSIPSAVVVIGYFLAHRYDGIRLWNLQDQAWIVPLVWVGTAISFLFLYPATYNLLEIPAVLKPQVRMYATGIIRISRHPQAIGQILWCCTHLLWIGSSFMVATCLGLIAHHLFAVWNGDRRLSNRFGEAFEELRASTSIVPFRAVLDGRQQLVASEFLRPAQLGIAIAVGVFWWAHRYIGLAATGFSRLGLAHWLG, encoded by the coding sequence ATGCTGGCTCTACTCCTGGTCTTCGCCGTCATCCACAGCGGCGGGGCCTCTCTGCGGTACTGGGGGGCTGAGCGCATTGGTGAGCGGGCCTGGCGGCTGTTGTTTGCCGCCGTCAGCATTCCCTCTGCCGTGGTGGTGATCGGTTACTTCCTCGCCCACCGCTACGACGGGATCCGGCTCTGGAATCTCCAGGACCAGGCCTGGATCGTGCCCCTGGTCTGGGTCGGAACAGCCATCTCCTTTCTCTTCCTCTACCCAGCGACCTACAACCTGCTGGAGATCCCGGCGGTCCTCAAGCCCCAGGTGCGCATGTACGCCACCGGCATCATTCGCATCAGCCGCCACCCCCAGGCCATTGGCCAGATCCTCTGGTGCTGCACCCATCTGCTCTGGATTGGCAGCAGCTTCATGGTCGCGACCTGCCTTGGCTTGATTGCCCACCATCTCTTTGCCGTTTGGAACGGTGATCGCCGTCTCAGCAACCGTTTTGGCGAAGCCTTTGAGGAGCTCAGGGCCAGCACCTCCATCGTTCCCTTCCGCGCGGTGCTGGATGGACGTCAACAGCTGGTGGCCTCTGAATTCCTCAGGCCCGCCCAACTGGGCATCGCCATCGCCGTTGGCGTCTTCTGGTGGGCCCACCGCTACATCGGGCTTGCCGCGACAGGCTTCAGTCGATTAGGGCTCGCGCACTGGCTGGGATAA
- the pds gene encoding 15-cis-phytoene desaturase, translating to MRVAIAGAGLAGLACAKYLCDAGHTPVVVEARDVLGGKVAAWQDDEGDWYETGLHIFFGAYRNMRQLFKELNIEDRLQWKSHSMIFNQKETPGTYSRFDFPDIPAPLNGVAAILGNNDMLSWPEKISFGMGLVPAMLRGQQYVEECDQYSWTEWLRIHNIPERVNDEVFIAMAKALNFIDPDEISSTVVLTALNRFLQESDGSKMAFLDGNPPQRLCQPIVDYVTARGGEVHLDSPLREIELNADGSVSGFRIGGIKGKEGFTLEADAYVSALPVDPFKLLLPEPWKQMPYFQKLDGLNGVPVINIHLWFDRKLTDIDHLLFSRSPLLSVYADMSNTCKEYEDPNRSMLELVFAPAKDWIGRSDEEIVAATMEELKRLFPMHFTGDYQAKLRKSIVVKTPLSVYKTVPGCQKLRPDQTSPIPNFFLAGDYTMQRYLASMEGAVLSGKLCAQAVSQAKAAVAA from the coding sequence ATGCGCGTCGCCATTGCTGGTGCTGGCTTGGCCGGGTTGGCCTGTGCCAAGTACCTCTGCGACGCCGGACACACCCCTGTGGTGGTGGAAGCCCGCGATGTACTGGGCGGCAAGGTGGCCGCCTGGCAGGACGATGAGGGTGATTGGTATGAGACCGGTCTGCACATTTTTTTTGGTGCCTACCGGAATATGCGTCAGCTCTTCAAGGAGCTGAACATCGAGGACCGGCTCCAGTGGAAGAGCCACTCGATGATCTTCAACCAAAAGGAGACCCCGGGTACCTACAGCCGCTTCGATTTCCCGGATATTCCGGCTCCGCTCAACGGCGTGGCCGCCATCTTGGGCAACAACGACATGTTGTCCTGGCCCGAGAAGATCTCCTTCGGCATGGGCCTGGTGCCGGCGATGTTGCGCGGGCAGCAGTACGTCGAAGAGTGCGACCAGTACTCCTGGACCGAGTGGCTACGGATTCACAACATCCCTGAGCGGGTGAACGATGAGGTCTTCATCGCCATGGCGAAGGCGCTGAACTTCATCGATCCCGACGAGATCTCCAGCACGGTTGTGCTGACGGCTCTGAATCGCTTCCTGCAGGAAAGCGACGGATCCAAGATGGCCTTCCTCGATGGCAACCCTCCCCAGCGGCTCTGTCAGCCGATCGTCGACTACGTCACGGCCCGGGGCGGTGAGGTGCATCTCGATTCCCCCCTGCGGGAGATCGAACTCAATGCCGATGGCAGCGTCAGCGGCTTCCGCATCGGTGGCATCAAGGGCAAGGAGGGCTTCACCCTCGAGGCCGATGCCTATGTCAGTGCCCTGCCGGTCGATCCCTTCAAGCTGCTCCTGCCGGAGCCTTGGAAGCAGATGCCCTACTTCCAGAAGCTGGATGGCCTCAATGGTGTCCCGGTGATCAACATCCACCTCTGGTTTGACCGCAAGCTCACGGACATCGACCACCTGCTCTTCAGCCGTAGCCCTCTGTTGAGTGTCTATGCCGACATGAGCAACACCTGTAAGGAGTACGAGGATCCCAACCGCTCGATGCTCGAGCTGGTGTTTGCTCCGGCCAAGGATTGGATCGGCCGCAGTGATGAGGAGATCGTGGCGGCCACCATGGAGGAGCTGAAGCGTCTCTTCCCGATGCACTTCACGGGCGACTACCAGGCCAAGCTGCGCAAGTCGATCGTGGTCAAGACCCCGCTGTCGGTCTACAAGACCGTTCCCGGTTGCCAGAAACTGCGTCCGGATCAGACCTCGCCGATCCCGAACTTCTTCCTGGCCGGTGACTACACGATGCAGCGCTACCTGGCCTCAATGGAAGGCGCGGTGCTGAGCGGCAAGCTCTGCGCCCAGGCGGTCAGCCAGGCCAAAGCGGCAGTGGCTGCTTGA
- a CDS encoding NAD(P)H-quinone oxidoreductase subunit 4: protein MAVATEQASSSAFPWLSASILFPIAAALCIPFIPDKGDGKQVRWFALGVALITFLITVGAYLTGYDPSDPNLQLVERVSWLPQVGLSWSVGADGISMPLILLTSFITALAVLAAWPVSFKPRLFYFLLLAMDGGQIAVFAVQDMLLFFLAWELELLPVYLLLAIWGGKKRQYAATKFILYTAGSSLFILLAGLAMAFYGGTTSFEYSDLMAKGFSLKFQLLAYAGLLIAFGVKLPIVPLHTWLPDAHGEATAPVHMLLAGILLKMGGYALLRFNCQILPDGHAVFAPLLVVLGVVNIIYAALTSFAQRNLKRKIAYSSISHMGFVLIGIGSFSALGSSGAMLQMISHGLIGASLFFLVGATYDRTHTLQLDEMGGVGQKMRKMFALWTVCSLASLALPGMSGFVSELMVFVGFATDDAYTLPFRVAIDGLAAIGVILTPIYLLSMLREIFYGKEKAELVDHTNLVDAEPREIYIIGCLLVPIIGIGLYPRLMTDSYKASMEQLVARNESAMKALTAPAGAGLIRQAPLQAPALT from the coding sequence CTGGCCGTAGCGACGGAACAGGCGAGCAGCTCGGCATTCCCGTGGCTCAGCGCCTCGATCCTGTTCCCGATTGCAGCGGCCCTCTGCATTCCGTTTATCCCTGACAAGGGGGATGGCAAACAGGTCCGCTGGTTTGCCCTGGGCGTGGCCCTGATCACCTTTTTGATCACCGTTGGGGCGTATCTGACCGGGTACGACCCCAGCGACCCGAATCTGCAATTGGTGGAGCGGGTCAGCTGGCTCCCGCAAGTGGGGCTGTCCTGGTCGGTTGGAGCCGACGGGATCTCCATGCCGCTGATCCTGCTGACCAGCTTCATTACGGCCCTGGCCGTGCTGGCGGCCTGGCCCGTGAGCTTCAAGCCCCGCCTTTTCTATTTCCTGCTGCTGGCGATGGATGGCGGCCAGATCGCCGTCTTCGCTGTCCAGGACATGCTGCTGTTCTTCCTGGCCTGGGAGCTGGAGCTGCTGCCGGTCTATCTGCTCTTGGCGATCTGGGGCGGGAAAAAACGCCAGTACGCCGCCACCAAGTTCATCCTCTACACCGCTGGCAGTTCGCTGTTCATCCTCCTGGCGGGCCTGGCCATGGCCTTCTACGGCGGGACCACCAGCTTTGAGTACAGCGACTTGATGGCCAAGGGCTTCTCCTTGAAGTTCCAACTCCTGGCCTATGCGGGCCTACTGATCGCCTTTGGCGTCAAGCTCCCCATCGTTCCGCTGCATACCTGGCTCCCGGATGCCCACGGCGAAGCGACGGCCCCGGTCCACATGCTGCTGGCCGGGATTTTGCTGAAGATGGGCGGCTACGCCCTGCTGCGTTTCAACTGCCAGATCCTTCCGGATGGGCATGCGGTCTTCGCGCCACTGCTGGTCGTTCTGGGCGTGGTGAACATCATTTACGCCGCCCTGACCTCCTTCGCCCAACGCAACCTCAAACGCAAAATCGCCTACAGCTCGATCAGCCACATGGGCTTTGTGCTGATCGGCATCGGCAGTTTCAGTGCGCTGGGCTCCAGCGGGGCGATGCTGCAGATGATCAGCCACGGCCTGATCGGCGCCTCCCTGTTCTTCCTGGTGGGTGCCACCTACGACCGAACCCACACCCTCCAGCTCGACGAGATGGGTGGTGTTGGCCAGAAGATGCGCAAGATGTTTGCGCTCTGGACGGTCTGCTCCCTCGCTTCCTTGGCCCTTCCGGGGATGAGCGGCTTCGTCAGCGAGCTGATGGTCTTCGTCGGCTTCGCCACCGACGACGCCTACACCCTTCCCTTCCGGGTGGCCATCGATGGCCTGGCGGCCATTGGCGTGATCCTGACTCCGATCTACCTGCTCTCGATGTTGCGGGAGATCTTCTACGGGAAGGAGAAGGCCGAGCTCGTCGACCACACCAACCTGGTGGATGCCGAGCCGCGGGAGATCTACATCATCGGTTGCCTGCTGGTTCCGATCATCGGCATTGGCCTCTACCCACGCCTGATGACCGACAGCTACAAGGCGTCGATGGAGCAGTTGGTGGCCCGAAACGAGAGTGCGATGAAGGCCCTGACCGCTCCTGCCGGAGCCGGTCTGATTCGCCAGGCACCCTTGCAGGCACCAGCCCTGACCTAG
- a CDS encoding phytoene synthase, with product MAAVTATADLSTIPSLEEAFEACRQETAEWAKTFYLGTLLMPPAKRRAIWAIYVWCRRTDELMDSPEAMARPVAELAERLDRWEERTRAFFKGEIHDGLDRVMVDTLERYPQPLQPYLDMIEGMRMDLTTTRYATFDDLKLYCYRVAGTVGLMTQEVMGVDPAYTSAPWSDPPDTSDAAVALGIANQLTNILRDVGEDRGRGRIYLPQEDLQRFGYSEEELLAGTLNDSWRELMRFQVDRAREWFARSEAGVRWLAPDARWPVWASLRLYRGILDVIEELDYDVFNHRAYVPRTGKFLDLPKSFVIAQAR from the coding sequence ATGGCGGCAGTGACAGCAACGGCTGATCTCTCCACCATTCCTTCCCTCGAGGAAGCTTTTGAAGCCTGCCGCCAGGAAACTGCGGAGTGGGCGAAGACCTTTTATCTGGGAACCCTGCTGATGCCCCCGGCCAAGCGCCGGGCCATCTGGGCGATTTACGTCTGGTGCCGGCGCACCGACGAGCTGATGGACAGCCCTGAGGCCATGGCCCGTCCTGTCGCAGAGCTTGCAGAACGTCTCGATCGTTGGGAGGAGCGCACCCGGGCGTTCTTCAAGGGCGAAATCCATGATGGCCTCGATCGCGTCATGGTCGACACCCTCGAGCGCTATCCCCAGCCGCTCCAGCCCTATCTGGACATGATCGAGGGGATGCGGATGGATCTGACGACGACGCGCTACGCGACCTTCGACGACCTCAAGCTCTATTGCTACCGCGTTGCAGGCACCGTCGGTCTGATGACGCAGGAGGTGATGGGCGTTGATCCGGCCTACACCTCCGCCCCTTGGAGTGATCCCCCGGACACCAGTGATGCGGCCGTTGCTTTGGGCATCGCCAACCAGCTGACGAACATTCTTCGGGATGTGGGTGAAGACCGGGGCCGCGGTCGGATCTACCTGCCCCAAGAGGATCTGCAGCGCTTTGGCTACAGCGAGGAGGAGTTGCTCGCTGGAACCCTCAACGACAGTTGGCGTGAGCTGATGCGCTTCCAGGTGGACCGTGCCCGTGAGTGGTTCGCCCGCTCAGAAGCCGGTGTGCGTTGGCTCGCCCCGGATGCCCGTTGGCCGGTCTGGGCCTCGTTGCGCCTCTACCGCGGCATCTTGGATGTCATTGAAGAGCTCGATTACGACGTCTTCAACCACCGCGCCTATGTGCCCCGCACGGGCAAGTTCCTGGACCTGCCCAAATCCTTTGTGATTGCTCAGGCGCGATGA
- a CDS encoding LysR family transcriptional regulator, whose translation MADLPFTLDQLRILRAIASEGSFKKAADSLYVTQPAVSLQIQNLEKQLNVSLFDRGGRKAQLTEAGHLLLSYCDRILSQCQEACRALDDLHNLKGGSLIVGASQTTGTYLMPRMIGLFRQKYPEVAVQLQVHSTRRTGWSVANGQIDLAIIGGELPSELNELLQVIPYASDELALVLPTKHPLARLPELSKDDLYRLGFVSLDAQSTTRKMVDQLLARSGLDVSRLKIEMELNSFEAIKNAVQSGLGAAFLPVVSIERELAAGNLHRPALADLSVRRQLKLITHPARYCSRAADAFRKEILPVFASPDSPLRRPMPEPVEA comes from the coding sequence ATGGCTGATCTGCCGTTCACTCTTGATCAGCTGCGCATCCTGCGGGCGATCGCCAGCGAGGGCAGCTTTAAAAAGGCCGCCGACAGCCTCTACGTCACCCAGCCGGCGGTCTCCCTGCAGATCCAAAACCTGGAGAAGCAGCTCAATGTCTCCCTGTTTGACCGGGGGGGACGCAAGGCCCAGTTGACCGAGGCCGGTCACCTGCTGCTGAGCTACTGCGACCGGATCCTGAGTCAGTGCCAAGAGGCCTGTCGCGCCCTGGATGACCTTCACAACCTCAAAGGCGGCTCCTTGATTGTTGGTGCGAGCCAGACCACCGGCACCTATTTGATGCCGCGGATGATCGGCCTATTCCGCCAGAAATACCCCGAGGTGGCGGTTCAGTTGCAGGTGCACAGCACCCGCCGCACCGGCTGGAGCGTGGCCAACGGCCAGATCGACCTGGCGATCATCGGCGGCGAGCTGCCCAGCGAGCTCAATGAACTGCTGCAGGTCATCCCCTATGCCAGCGATGAGCTGGCCCTGGTGCTTCCCACCAAGCACCCCTTGGCCCGCCTGCCGGAGCTCAGCAAGGACGACCTGTACAGGTTGGGCTTTGTCTCCCTGGATGCCCAGTCGACCACGCGCAAGATGGTGGACCAACTGCTGGCGCGCTCGGGCCTGGACGTCTCGCGCCTGAAGATTGAGATGGAGCTCAACTCGTTTGAGGCCATCAAGAACGCCGTGCAGAGCGGACTGGGTGCTGCGTTCCTGCCGGTGGTTTCGATCGAGCGGGAACTGGCGGCGGGCAACCTGCACCGTCCTGCCCTGGCGGATCTCTCCGTGCGCCGGCAGCTCAAGTTGATTACCCACCCGGCGCGCTACTGCTCGCGGGCCGCCGATGCCTTCCGCAAGGAAATCCTGCCGGTCTTTGCCAGCCCCGATAGCCCCCTGCGCCGGCCCATGCCGGAACCAGTAGAGGCCTAG
- a CDS encoding LapA family protein: MKQLNFLLIFSFGLATVMFTLENTAPTTVRFLPGLTTTMPLAALLLVVGGVGATAAWVFAVWTGVVKRVESQTDPGEYEAQQVRIRELEEDVQRYRATVDAQLGLLPAAGESSAQGEAA, translated from the coding sequence ATGAAGCAGCTGAACTTCCTGCTGATCTTCAGTTTTGGTCTGGCCACTGTGATGTTCACCCTGGAGAACACCGCGCCCACCACCGTGCGCTTTCTGCCCGGGCTGACCACCACCATGCCCCTGGCCGCACTGCTGCTGGTGGTGGGCGGTGTCGGCGCAACCGCCGCCTGGGTCTTTGCCGTCTGGACCGGTGTGGTCAAGCGGGTTGAAAGCCAGACCGATCCAGGCGAGTACGAAGCACAACAGGTGCGCATTCGCGAGCTTGAGGAAGACGTGCAGCGCTACCGCGCCACTGTGGATGCCCAGCTGGGCCTGCTCCCAGCCGCTGGCGAAAGCTCCGCCCAGGGCGAGGCCGCTTAA
- a CDS encoding segregation/condensation protein A, with amino-acid sequence MAEGGARLAIRLLQDAAERGDLDPWDVDVIAVVDGFLDQLRQRIEVPKLVAALNKGRGGSYEQDLAETSEAFLAASVLVSLKAEVLEAQTFPPEPDLDEGYDFDFDAEGQGWLLTPGLELPRKPERHLLRRPVAPPPLQRPVTLGELIRQLEDIAERLEQEEGQVRNRQRSRRYSDRAAIEQVAALAHREKLPETTAALSQFLLQWPQSLEWTGFEGLVEAWAAVAPEDLDSDRVGVFWALLFLCSQGKVELEQQGGLFGPLQLKRLLDERESVQLPLPSELGSARGPAREPIAA; translated from the coding sequence GTGGCCGAAGGTGGCGCCAGGCTTGCGATCCGGCTGTTGCAGGACGCCGCTGAGCGGGGTGATCTCGACCCCTGGGACGTCGATGTCATCGCTGTCGTGGACGGCTTTCTCGATCAGCTGCGGCAGCGCATTGAAGTGCCCAAGCTCGTGGCGGCCCTCAACAAGGGACGCGGCGGCAGCTACGAACAGGACCTCGCCGAAACCAGCGAAGCCTTCCTCGCCGCCTCCGTGCTGGTCAGCCTGAAGGCGGAAGTCCTCGAGGCCCAGACCTTCCCCCCTGAACCCGACCTAGACGAGGGGTATGACTTTGACTTCGATGCCGAGGGGCAGGGTTGGCTCCTCACCCCTGGGCTGGAGCTCCCCCGCAAACCGGAGCGCCATCTGCTGCGGCGCCCCGTAGCCCCGCCACCGCTGCAGCGCCCGGTGACCCTGGGCGAACTGATCCGGCAACTCGAGGACATCGCCGAGCGCCTCGAGCAGGAAGAGGGACAAGTCCGCAACCGCCAACGCAGCCGCCGCTACAGCGACCGGGCCGCGATCGAGCAGGTCGCCGCCCTCGCACACCGCGAGAAACTGCCGGAAACCACTGCCGCCCTGAGTCAATTCCTGCTGCAGTGGCCCCAATCCCTGGAGTGGACGGGTTTTGAGGGTCTCGTGGAGGCCTGGGCTGCCGTCGCACCAGAGGATCTGGACAGCGATCGGGTGGGGGTGTTTTGGGCGCTGCTGTTCCTCTGCTCCCAAGGAAAAGTGGAGTTGGAGCAGCAGGGCGGCTTGTTCGGGCCCCTGCAACTCAAGCGGCTGCTCGATGAGCGGGAATCGGTGCAACTACCGCTGCCCTCTGAACTGGGGTCAGCTCGGGGGCCGGCTC